One window of Triticum dicoccoides isolate Atlit2015 ecotype Zavitan chromosome 5A, WEW_v2.0, whole genome shotgun sequence genomic DNA carries:
- the LOC119299300 gene encoding light-inducible protein CPRF2-like, whose product MECSGDEVVELSCARAGGDPGEYAAVLKRKLQLYCAAVAKTMEAKPQESSLNCLNSQASDTSPLVSQASFDCDGTVVQGKPANSCTSKEQSDDDDGDLEENTDPASAKRVKRMLSNRESARRSRKRKQAHQNDIESQVTQLRAENASLLKRLTDMTQKYKEASLGNRNLTVDIETMRRKVNIAEEAVRRVTGASLMFSTTSNNVPLSSCVSVAASADAVPTEENMSHFLQGLLEDDLIKHDLSEVATPLPNGEEMTSRPAPLQRVASLENLQKRIHRDSVHTEDTSSFPDHEVPANG is encoded by the exons ATGGAGTGCAGCGGCGACGAGGTGGTGGAGCTGAGCTGTGCCCGCGCCGGCGGAGACCCCGGGGAGTACGCCGCGGTGCTGAAGAGGAAGCTGCAACTGTACTGCGCCGCCGTGGCCAAGACCATG GAAGCTAAACCTCAAGAATCTTCTTTGAACTGCCTCAATTCACAAGCTTCGGACACTTCGCCATTGGTTTCTCAAGCTTCTTTTGATT GTGACGGTACTGTTGTTCAAGGAAAGCCAGCTAATAGTTGTACATCAAAGGAGCAGTCAGATGATGACGATGGGGATCTCGAGGAAAATACAGACCCTGCCAGTGCCAAGCGCGTGAAGAG GATGCTGTCAAATCGAGAATCTGCCAGGAGGTCAAGGAAGAGGAAGCAAGCCCACCAAAATGATATAGAATCACAG GTTACCCAGTTAAGAGCTGAGAATGCATCTTTGCTAAAGCGCCTGACTGACATGACTCAGAAATACAAGGAAGCTTCCCTTGGCAACAGGAATCTTACAGTTGATATTGAGACTATGAGGAGAAAG GTGAATATAGCTGAAGAAGCTGTCAGGAGAGTAACTGGAGCAAGCTTGATGTTCTCCACTACATCAAACAACGTGCCCTTGTCTTCATGTGTATCTGTTGCAGCTTCTGCTGATGCTGTTCCCACTGAGGAAAACATGAGCCATTTCCTCCAGGGTTTACTTGAAGACGATCTGATCAAACATGACCTCTCAGAGGTAGCAACCCCTTTGCCCAATGGGGAAGAGATGACCTCAAGGCCAGCCCCTTTGCAACGCGTCGCGAGCCTGGAGAACCTGCAGAAGAGGATCCATAGAGATTCAGTGCACACTGAGGACACGTCGAGTTTCCCGGACCATGAAGTCCCTGCCAATGGTTAG